A single genomic interval of Nodosilinea sp. PGN35 harbors:
- the nblR gene encoding response regulator transcription factor NblR, translating to MGTSTVDKGTRILLVGTNEGQIRQMEFDLQEAGYHPVVASSAQAGLTLATESTPALVVVDRLLGGESGLALCQTLRSRGTKAPIVLLMAKDSLEDRVACLECGADDYFLKPYRADAFLKIVQLYLQSTPGEIEHLRFGDLTLDLENRHALRGDRLIELTMKEFELLKYMMEHPREVLPREQILENVWGYDFVGESNVIEVYVRYLRLKIDGEDDKRLIQTVRGVGYVLRES from the coding sequence ATGGGCACATCCACCGTCGATAAGGGCACCCGCATTCTGCTGGTGGGTACCAACGAGGGTCAAATTCGCCAGATGGAGTTTGACCTGCAAGAGGCTGGATACCATCCCGTGGTGGCCAGCAGCGCCCAGGCGGGCCTTACCCTGGCCACTGAGAGCACTCCGGCGCTGGTGGTGGTCGATCGCCTGCTGGGGGGCGAGTCGGGGTTGGCGCTGTGCCAAACCCTGCGCAGTCGAGGCACCAAAGCGCCGATCGTGCTGCTGATGGCCAAAGACAGCCTCGAAGACAGGGTGGCCTGCCTGGAGTGCGGGGCCGACGACTATTTCCTCAAGCCCTACCGCGCCGATGCCTTCCTAAAAATTGTGCAGCTCTATCTGCAATCGACGCCGGGGGAGATCGAGCACCTGCGCTTTGGCGATCTGACTCTGGATCTGGAGAATCGCCACGCGCTGCGGGGCGATCGCCTGATCGAGCTGACCATGAAGGAGTTTGAGCTGCTCAAATACATGATGGAGCACCCCCGCGAGGTGCTGCCCCGCGAGCAGATTCTAGAGAACGTCTGGGGCTACGACTTTGTGGGTGAGTCGAACGTGATTGAGGTCTACGTGCGCTACCTGCGCCTCAAGATCGACGGCGAAGACGATAAGCGTCTGATTCAGACCGTGCGGGGGGTGGGGTACGTGCTGCGGGAGAGTTAG
- a CDS encoding DUF192 domain-containing protein — translation MSDRFTGLAPQRLYPWLRQGVVLSLVLSALVLGAGCGPTPSATEPPATTDNTASTPTTTATPMADPRGQQLAVTAVTTLGGEEIFLEVAATPQQQALGLMYRDALPGDRGMLFPMGRPRPVSFWMKNVPVALDMVFVYQGQIVGLAEAPPCTADPCPTYGPGNQLVDQVIELRAGRAAELGLAVGDEVVIRELGQ, via the coding sequence ATGTCCGATCGTTTTACTGGTTTGGCTCCCCAACGGCTGTATCCCTGGTTGAGGCAGGGCGTGGTCTTGAGCCTGGTGCTCAGCGCGCTGGTGCTGGGGGCCGGGTGCGGGCCAACCCCCTCTGCCACTGAGCCTCCGGCTACGACCGACAATACTGCTTCCACGCCGACTACTACCGCAACCCCTATGGCTGACCCTCGCGGCCAACAGCTTGCCGTCACGGCGGTGACGACCCTGGGCGGCGAAGAGATCTTTTTGGAGGTGGCGGCCACCCCCCAGCAGCAGGCCCTGGGGCTGATGTATCGCGACGCGCTGCCGGGCGATCGCGGCATGCTGTTTCCCATGGGGCGGCCTCGCCCGGTGAGCTTTTGGATGAAGAATGTGCCGGTGGCGCTGGACATGGTGTTTGTCTACCAGGGGCAGATCGTGGGGCTAGCCGAAGCGCCCCCCTGCACCGCTGACCCCTGCCCCACCTATGGCCCGGGCAATCAGCTGGTGGATCAAGTCATTGAGCTGCGGGCCGGGCGCGCCGCCGAGCTGGGCCTAGCGGTGGGCGATGAAGTGGTGATCCGGGAGTTGGGGCAGTAG